One Streptomyces drozdowiczii DNA segment encodes these proteins:
- a CDS encoding LacI family DNA-binding transcriptional regulator, whose product MTEELPHRHATLDEVAALAGVSRSVASRVINNAPHVSRAKRESVERAIRKLGYVPNPKARALATRQAGAAALVISQDDPEVLTDPFFAQVVAGVASALEDADLHMMLCVAASPRGRERVEQLVRSRVVDGVMLMALHEDDPLARIAKESRIPVVFGGRPVDFEPRWYVDIDNVGGARDATDHLLSRGRTRVVTICGPLDTEVGASRHRGYREAMMLAGLKPRPPQEGDFTEAAGAAAMARLLEAHPDLDGVVAANDNMAAGALRALRGAGRSVPEDVAVVGFDDLAVAQLAEPALTTIHQPVRDLGREMARMLAGLIAGRTASPLILPTHLVERASS is encoded by the coding sequence ATGACTGAGGAACTGCCGCATCGGCACGCCACGCTCGACGAGGTGGCCGCGCTGGCCGGTGTGTCACGATCGGTGGCCTCCCGGGTGATCAACAACGCGCCCCATGTCAGCCGGGCCAAGCGCGAGTCCGTCGAGAGGGCGATCAGGAAACTCGGCTACGTCCCCAATCCGAAGGCGCGCGCCCTGGCCACGAGGCAGGCGGGGGCGGCCGCGCTGGTCATCTCACAGGATGACCCGGAGGTCCTGACGGATCCGTTCTTCGCGCAGGTCGTCGCCGGGGTGGCGAGTGCGCTGGAAGACGCCGACCTGCACATGATGCTGTGCGTCGCCGCCAGCCCGCGCGGCCGGGAGCGGGTGGAACAGCTCGTACGCTCCCGTGTCGTCGACGGGGTGATGCTGATGGCGTTGCACGAGGACGACCCGCTGGCCCGGATCGCCAAGGAGAGCCGGATCCCGGTCGTCTTCGGTGGGAGGCCCGTCGATTTCGAGCCGCGCTGGTACGTGGACATCGACAACGTCGGCGGCGCGCGGGACGCGACCGATCACCTGCTCTCGCGTGGGCGGACTCGCGTGGTCACGATCTGCGGCCCGCTGGACACCGAGGTGGGCGCCTCACGGCATCGCGGCTACCGGGAAGCGATGATGCTGGCCGGTCTGAAGCCCCGCCCGCCCCAGGAGGGGGATTTCACCGAAGCCGCCGGAGCCGCCGCGATGGCCCGTCTGCTGGAGGCGCACCCGGACCTGGACGGGGTGGTCGCGGCCAATGACAACATGGCGGCGGGCGCGTTGCGCGCGTTGCGCGGCGCCGGGCGCTCGGTGCCGGAGGACGTGGCCGTGGTCGGGTTCGACGATCTCGCCGTCGCACAGCTCGCCGAACCCGCGCTCACCACGATCCATCAGCCGGTCCGGGATCTGGGGCGCGAGATGGCCCGGATGCTCGCCGGGCTGATCGCGGGCCGTACCGCCAGTCCGCTGATCCTGCCCACTCACCTGGTCGAGCGCGCCAGTAGCTGA
- a CDS encoding carbohydrate ABC transporter permease, which produces MTILADPNTAHAGQPSAVTASRRRGPRRRAGRTLHGSRLTYTFLVFAVLVSAFPFYYTIVAASRSNADIAKVPPTLIPGPNLLHNFQQALDQADIGKALVNSLIVSGSITVGTVLCSTLAGFAFAKLRFKGSNALLAFTVGTMMIPPQLGVIPLFMVIAKLEWANQLQAVILPSLVSAFGVFFMRQYIAQSLPDELIEAARVDGASTARIFWTIVVPIARPAMAVLGLVTFMTAWNDFFWPIIALSSQEPTVQVALRQLGGGYVQDQSVVMAGTLLGTLPVLVVFGLLGRQIVGGIMQGAVKG; this is translated from the coding sequence GTGACCATCCTCGCCGATCCGAACACCGCGCACGCCGGGCAGCCGTCCGCCGTCACCGCGTCACGCCGCCGGGGGCCGAGGCGCCGCGCGGGACGCACCCTGCACGGCAGCCGCCTCACGTACACGTTCCTCGTCTTCGCCGTGCTGGTCTCCGCCTTCCCCTTCTACTACACGATCGTGGCGGCCAGCCGGTCCAACGCGGACATCGCGAAGGTACCGCCGACGCTGATTCCCGGGCCCAACCTGCTGCACAACTTCCAACAGGCCCTGGACCAGGCCGACATCGGGAAGGCCCTGGTCAACTCCCTGATCGTGTCCGGGTCCATCACCGTCGGTACGGTGCTGTGCTCCACCCTCGCCGGGTTCGCGTTCGCCAAACTGCGCTTCAAGGGAAGCAACGCGCTGCTCGCGTTCACCGTCGGCACCATGATGATCCCGCCACAGCTCGGCGTGATCCCTCTGTTCATGGTGATCGCGAAGCTCGAGTGGGCTAATCAGTTGCAGGCGGTGATCCTGCCCAGCCTGGTCTCCGCCTTCGGTGTGTTCTTCATGCGGCAGTACATCGCCCAGTCACTGCCCGACGAACTCATCGAAGCCGCCCGTGTCGACGGCGCCTCCACGGCCCGGATCTTCTGGACGATCGTCGTCCCCATCGCGCGCCCCGCCATGGCGGTCCTGGGCCTGGTCACCTTCATGACGGCCTGGAACGACTTCTTCTGGCCGATCATCGCGCTCTCCTCCCAGGAGCCCACCGTGCAGGTCGCCCTGCGTCAGCTCGGCGGCGGGTACGTCCAGGACCAGTCCGTGGTCATGGCGGGCACCCTCCTGGGCACGCTGCCCGTCCTGGTCGTCTTCGGCCTGCTCGGCAGGCAGATCGTCGGCGGGATCATGCAGGGCGCCGTCAAGGGCTGA